The Dehalococcoidia bacterium genome has a segment encoding these proteins:
- a CDS encoding ROK family protein — protein sequence MNEDYYIGIDVGGSKILALVANGNGVILSSATRKTPSQDKAESLIEAMAMTAREAASLADIEMVGISAVGVAAAGAVDPDNGTIVFSPHLPSMDTTPVGAMLSSELQRKTFMGNDANLAALGEQHFGAGQDVSNFIFITISTGIGGGIVLDGNLCTGNSGFAGEIGHMTVDANGPYGVSTTPGAWESLCSGSALVRIAKESIAKGSVTSLTETDETGIRNEITAKEIFLAARSGDNLANEIIAEATKYLGTGLTSIVNLLSPERIIIGGGLANEWDSYISPAINLMRDQSYARIGYSVDIIPAALGPNAGALGAIVLASHTIQ from the coding sequence TTGAATGAAGACTATTACATAGGAATTGATGTCGGCGGAAGCAAAATCTTGGCCCTAGTGGCAAACGGTAATGGAGTCATTTTGAGTTCAGCTACTCGAAAAACACCATCGCAAGACAAAGCAGAGTCTTTAATTGAAGCAATGGCAATGACGGCTAGAGAAGCTGCTTCTTTGGCGGATATAGAAATGGTCGGTATATCTGCAGTAGGGGTAGCAGCTGCGGGAGCTGTAGATCCTGACAACGGCACAATCGTATTTTCTCCTCACTTACCGTCAATGGATACAACACCAGTGGGAGCCATGTTAAGTAGTGAATTACAACGAAAAACATTCATGGGGAATGACGCAAATCTTGCGGCACTGGGTGAACAACATTTTGGTGCCGGACAAGACGTAAGCAATTTTATTTTCATCACCATAAGCACTGGAATTGGTGGAGGGATCGTATTGGACGGCAACCTATGCACAGGAAATTCTGGTTTTGCAGGAGAAATCGGCCATATGACTGTAGATGCTAATGGACCTTACGGAGTAAGCACGACTCCAGGAGCCTGGGAATCTTTGTGTTCAGGAAGTGCTCTGGTACGGATTGCAAAAGAGAGTATTGCGAAAGGTTCTGTTACTTCACTTACTGAAACAGATGAGACAGGGATTCGTAATGAAATAACAGCAAAGGAAATATTTTTAGCAGCAAGATCCGGTGATAATTTGGCCAATGAAATCATTGCTGAAGCTACTAAGTATTTGGGTACCGGACTTACCAGTATTGTCAATTTATTGAGCCCAGAAAGAATTATCATCGGCGGAGGGCTTGCAAATGAATGGGATAGCTACATTTCACCCGCTATAAATCTTATGCGTGATCAATCTTATGCTCGTATTGGCTATTCGGTCGACATCATACCGGCAGCTCTAGGACCTAACGCAGGAGCCTTAGGCGCTATTGTATTGGCATCCCACACCATTCAATAA
- a CDS encoding adenylosuccinate synthase, which translates to MPAYGIVGAQWGDEGKGKIVDFLAENADMVVRYSGGSNAGHTVINQMGEFALHLVPSGIFHKTVDVVIGPGVVVDAPVLLKELEGLHANNVDTSRLLISDHAHVVMPYHLMLDQLEEKERGGSAIGTTGRGIGPAYVDKVARVGIRVGDLLDPSYLSERLENVLRTKNKILEKIYGADPIQFEKLYKEALEWGQALQPYVASVEQRILDALSVKSKIVLEGAQGAMLDLDHGTYPYVTSSSVSIGGACTGLGIPPSQIIGIIGVYKAYSSRVGAGPMATELNDSMGHEIREKAWEYGTTTGRPRRVGWFDGVAAKYSSTINGFTSAVLTRLDVLDGIDPVKICVAYEIDGKRVENFPSQSKHLSSAVPIWEEMSGWSKPTAGATNLADLPNEAKAYVERIQKIIGCPIDIISTGPKRDESIIVRSLVE; encoded by the coding sequence TTGCCAGCATACGGCATCGTCGGAGCCCAATGGGGCGATGAAGGTAAAGGTAAAATAGTCGACTTCCTCGCTGAGAACGCCGATATGGTGGTGCGTTACTCCGGAGGGAGTAATGCTGGACATACCGTCATTAATCAAATGGGCGAATTTGCTTTGCATTTAGTGCCCTCTGGAATATTCCACAAAACTGTTGATGTAGTTATAGGCCCTGGTGTGGTTGTGGATGCTCCAGTACTACTGAAAGAGCTTGAAGGGCTTCATGCTAATAATGTCGATACGAGTCGACTCCTCATAAGCGACCATGCTCACGTAGTGATGCCATATCATTTAATGCTTGATCAGCTTGAAGAAAAAGAACGCGGCGGCAGTGCTATCGGTACTACTGGTCGTGGAATTGGGCCAGCATATGTAGATAAAGTGGCACGAGTTGGTATACGAGTTGGAGATTTGCTAGACCCTTCCTATTTGTCAGAGCGCCTAGAAAATGTTCTTCGTACTAAGAATAAGATTTTAGAAAAAATTTACGGAGCAGATCCCATACAATTCGAAAAACTTTACAAAGAAGCACTTGAATGGGGACAGGCATTACAACCATATGTCGCCTCTGTTGAGCAAAGAATTTTGGATGCTCTTTCTGTAAAATCCAAGATTGTCCTGGAAGGCGCGCAAGGCGCTATGTTAGACCTTGATCACGGAACGTATCCATATGTCACTTCTTCTTCGGTCTCTATTGGTGGTGCCTGCACCGGACTAGGCATACCGCCTTCACAAATAATTGGGATCATAGGTGTTTACAAGGCGTATTCCTCAAGAGTCGGAGCCGGTCCAATGGCTACAGAATTAAATGACTCTATGGGTCACGAAATACGCGAAAAAGCATGGGAATACGGAACAACAACTGGAAGGCCCCGCCGAGTTGGCTGGTTTGATGGCGTAGCAGCAAAATACTCGTCAACGATCAATGGCTTCACGTCTGCTGTTTTGACTAGACTAGACGTATTAGACGGCATTGACCCTGTGAAAATTTGCGTTGCCTATGAAATTGACGGTAAGCGAGTTGAGAATTTCCCTAGTCAATCAAAGCATCTGAGTAGTGCTGTCCCAATTTGGGAAGAGATGTCTGGTTGGTCAAAGCCTACGGCTGGCGCTACGAATTTAGCGGATTTACCAAATGAAGCCAAAGCATACGTAGAGCGGATTCAAAAAATCATAGGATGCCCCATAGATATAATTTCAACTGGGCCGAAGCGCGATGAAAGTATTATCGTCCGATCCTTAGTTGAATGA
- a CDS encoding fumarylacetoacetate hydrolase family protein — protein sequence MKLGFYNDGTNDWILGVVKNDTHIVDVSEALEGVHAHGAQELITLIIANFDKVKDTFQKLVDVSDGIPLEQVKIRPPLPRPDQIFCMAVNYLEFGQRPMPQIDAFQKSSDCVIGDGDTVRLDPNCEATIFHHEAELAVVIGSDAKNVSQADAMDKVFGYTGFIDVSARGFEPGGRTSFFQVKSWPTFGPMGPFIITKDEIEDPHAISLHITNNGEERQAFSTDDMAHKIPECIEFITRIAHLGPGDVISTGTNHQGLGALQHGDQIQFTVEKIGTLSVNVDDPARREWRRGVDEEMAARMRTSDGTSMGMGDRK from the coding sequence ATGAAATTAGGTTTCTATAATGACGGAACGAATGACTGGATTCTAGGCGTTGTAAAAAACGATACTCATATCGTTGATGTATCCGAAGCGCTTGAAGGAGTACATGCTCACGGCGCACAGGAATTAATTACATTAATTATTGCCAATTTTGATAAAGTTAAAGATACCTTCCAGAAACTTGTTGATGTATCTGATGGCATACCACTAGAGCAAGTAAAAATTCGCCCTCCTTTACCAAGGCCTGATCAGATTTTTTGCATGGCTGTTAATTATCTTGAATTCGGGCAACGCCCAATGCCTCAAATAGATGCATTTCAAAAGTCTTCTGACTGTGTCATTGGGGATGGTGATACCGTCCGCCTAGATCCGAATTGTGAAGCAACAATTTTCCATCATGAAGCTGAGCTAGCAGTAGTTATTGGCTCAGATGCAAAAAATGTCTCCCAGGCAGACGCTATGGATAAAGTTTTTGGTTATACAGGCTTTATAGATGTATCAGCGAGGGGTTTTGAACCAGGCGGGCGAACAAGTTTTTTCCAGGTGAAATCATGGCCTACTTTCGGACCTATGGGCCCATTCATCATCACAAAAGATGAAATTGAAGATCCTCATGCAATCAGCCTTCACATAACCAACAATGGAGAAGAACGGCAGGCCTTCAGCACCGATGATATGGCTCACAAAATACCTGAATGCATTGAATTCATTACCCGCATAGCACATTTGGGTCCGGGGGATGTCATTAGTACAGGCACAAATCACCAAGGACTGGGTGCACTTCAACATGGTGATCAGATCCAATTCACCGTGGAAAAAATTGGCACCCTCAGCGTCAATGTCGACGACCCGGCCCGCAGAGAATGGCGAAGGGGCGTAGACGAAGAAATGGCTGCGAGAATGCGAACATCTGACGGAACTTCAATGGGCATGGGGGATAGAAAATAG
- the dapB gene encoding 4-hydroxy-tetrahydrodipicolinate reductase: MANKEKIKVAVHGAAGRVGQEVISAVDKAADLDLTCAIDKISEYQSNVQVPYYNNVHEALSNHPSDVIVDFSLAAACLEMIPQAVALHVSPVIGTTGFNESDLETIKKTCNGNNVPGFIAPNFTIGAVLLGKLAAMAAPYFEYVDLIEEHHENKIDSPSGTAIQIAKAIHDAHPNSFSQNNPQREPLEGARGASFHGINIHSSRMPGRLAHHQVTFGGPGQTLVVRHDTNDRECYMPGVLLAVRRVLTLSTFTTGLEQLLDF; encoded by the coding sequence ATGGCTAATAAAGAAAAAATTAAAGTCGCGGTTCATGGAGCTGCGGGGCGAGTCGGTCAAGAAGTAATTTCTGCAGTAGACAAGGCTGCAGATTTAGACCTGACCTGCGCGATAGATAAAATCAGCGAGTATCAAAGCAATGTGCAAGTCCCTTATTACAATAATGTGCACGAGGCTTTATCAAATCACCCTTCAGACGTCATCGTAGATTTCAGCCTAGCAGCTGCATGCTTGGAAATGATTCCGCAGGCAGTTGCCCTTCATGTCAGCCCTGTAATAGGTACAACCGGTTTCAATGAAAGCGACTTGGAGACGATCAAAAAAACCTGCAATGGAAACAACGTCCCAGGGTTTATTGCACCTAATTTCACGATAGGTGCAGTTCTGCTCGGAAAATTAGCTGCGATGGCTGCACCTTATTTCGAATATGTCGATCTAATAGAAGAACATCACGAGAATAAAATCGATTCTCCGTCTGGTACTGCTATCCAAATAGCAAAGGCAATTCATGATGCGCATCCAAATTCTTTTTCTCAAAATAATCCGCAAAGAGAACCTCTGGAAGGAGCTAGAGGAGCTTCATTCCATGGAATAAATATTCATTCTTCCCGAATGCCAGGACGCCTAGCACATCACCAAGTTACTTTCGGAGGCCCTGGCCAAACTCTCGTTGTCCGACATGATACTAACGATCGAGAGTGTTACATGCCTGGAGTTCTACTAGCGGTACGTCGAGTTTTAACTTTGAGTACATTCACTACGGGACTAGAACAATTACTGGATTTTTAA
- a CDS encoding aspartate-semialdehyde dehydrogenase yields MVADPRVTIIGATGAVGKIALEVLSQRNFAMSNLRLTASERSVGKKIDFAGTSITVEATTEEVFKETDIAFISANDDISRALAPIARQNNCIVIDDSGVWRMDEKVPLVVPEINASDLIEHSGIVSIPNCSTTPLAMVLDALRKENNIIRVIVATYQSVSGTGAAAVAELDQQSRNILDNKPLKIEQYPYQIAYNLIPQIGSFNENGYTSEELKMLNETRKILHEPSLPVSATCVRVPVNICHSESVNIQLERPLEVAKARELLANYPGIVVIDNPEDNSYPMPIDCTGEDEVFVGRVRQDNALENGLSLWIVSDNLRKGAATNAIQIAEEIIKLNAW; encoded by the coding sequence ATGGTGGCAGATCCACGAGTAACAATTATCGGAGCAACAGGTGCCGTAGGGAAAATTGCACTTGAAGTCTTATCTCAAAGAAATTTCGCAATGAGCAATCTGAGATTAACTGCTTCAGAAAGATCAGTAGGGAAGAAAATAGATTTTGCTGGAACTTCAATTACTGTTGAAGCCACGACAGAAGAAGTTTTTAAAGAGACTGATATTGCATTTATATCAGCGAACGATGATATAAGCAGAGCGCTAGCGCCGATTGCCCGACAAAACAACTGTATAGTCATCGACGATAGCGGTGTTTGGCGTATGGACGAGAAAGTTCCCCTTGTCGTACCTGAAATTAATGCTAGTGATTTAATTGAACATAGCGGAATTGTTTCAATACCTAACTGTTCCACCACCCCACTAGCTATGGTTCTGGACGCCTTACGAAAAGAAAACAACATTATTCGCGTCATTGTAGCCACTTACCAATCAGTATCAGGAACAGGTGCAGCGGCAGTCGCTGAATTAGATCAGCAATCACGGAATATTTTAGACAACAAACCTTTAAAAATAGAGCAATATCCCTATCAGATCGCCTACAATCTTATACCGCAAATTGGATCGTTTAATGAAAATGGCTACACTTCAGAAGAGTTAAAAATGCTCAATGAAACTCGTAAAATTTTGCACGAACCATCTTTACCAGTTTCAGCCACGTGCGTCAGGGTGCCAGTGAATATTTGCCATAGTGAATCGGTAAATATTCAACTCGAGAGACCATTAGAAGTCGCAAAAGCACGTGAATTACTTGCTAATTATCCCGGTATAGTAGTGATAGACAATCCTGAAGATAATTCGTACCCGATGCCGATTGATTGTACAGGGGAAGATGAGGTTTTTGTTGGCAGGGTTAGGCAGGACAATGCTTTGGAAAACGGACTCTCGTTGTGGATAGTTTCTGACAATTTACGTAAAGGTGCAGCAACTAACGCAATTCAAATCGCTGAAGAGATAATAAAACTCAATGCCTGGTAG
- the dapA gene encoding 4-hydroxy-tetrahydrodipicolinate synthase, with protein MYIGRLLTAMVTPFDASLRVNYQQAKILANSLVRSGSEGLVVTGTTGENPALDHEENYYLWSEIKESVGNDIPIIAGSGTNGTGETIKLAQMAEKAGADAQLLVVPYYNKPTQEGLYQHFKAVAESTSLPCILYNVPSRTIVNMTPETTLRLAADVPNIIGTKEASGDLGQIKEIIDHAPAEFRVWSGNDSDTFDILKLGGWGVISVASHLIGSQIQNMITLATQDKWDEAEEEHKRQLPIFTGLFTITSPIPVKYCLNKIGFNVGGLRLPLVNADKETSLFLDELISKYEIDLPLSS; from the coding sequence ATGTATATCGGAAGATTACTTACAGCAATGGTTACACCATTTGATGCCTCTTTAAGAGTTAACTATCAACAGGCTAAAATTTTGGCGAATTCATTGGTACGTTCAGGAAGTGAAGGACTGGTCGTTACCGGCACTACAGGAGAAAATCCCGCACTAGATCATGAAGAGAATTATTATCTTTGGTCTGAAATTAAAGAAAGCGTCGGCAATGATATCCCCATCATTGCAGGCTCGGGGACTAACGGGACTGGGGAAACTATCAAGCTCGCGCAAATGGCTGAAAAAGCTGGTGCTGATGCGCAATTACTTGTAGTTCCTTATTACAACAAGCCCACACAAGAGGGGCTCTATCAACACTTTAAAGCTGTAGCAGAAAGTACCTCATTACCATGCATTTTATATAACGTCCCTAGTAGGACAATTGTAAATATGACACCTGAAACAACGCTTCGTTTAGCGGCAGATGTTCCGAATATAATCGGTACCAAGGAAGCTTCTGGTGATCTAGGGCAAATTAAAGAAATTATCGACCACGCGCCTGCTGAATTTCGAGTCTGGAGTGGTAACGATAGCGATACATTCGATATTTTAAAGCTAGGTGGGTGGGGTGTTATAAGTGTCGCATCTCATCTTATTGGAAGTCAGATCCAAAACATGATCACACTTGCCACTCAAGATAAATGGGACGAAGCAGAAGAAGAGCATAAACGGCAACTCCCGATTTTCACCGGCCTATTCACAATAACCAGTCCCATTCCAGTGAAATATTGCCTAAACAAAATTGGCTTTAATGTAGGAGGATTGAGGCTGCCATTGGTGAATGCCGACAAAGAAACTTCTTTGTTTTTAGATGAATTGATATCAAAATACGAAATTGACCTACCTTTGAGTAGCTAG
- a CDS encoding polyribonucleotide nucleotidyltransferase, with product MPTYHEIEIGGRTLSIETGKLAPQAHGSAVVRYGDTVVLVTAVMGGSREGLDFFPLTIEYEERLYAVGRIPGSFFRREGRPTTEATLAARLTDRPLRPRFPKGMRNEVQVIVTVLSADQVNQPDILGIIGASAALSTSQIPFNGPVAATRMGYVNDEVVVNPTFEQLEESKLDLTIAGSRDAVIMIEAGAKEVSEEIVLEALRIGQETNVKIIELQDQLVKDIGKAKAEVTLASQSDPDLVSKVDSIVRSSIEGVIDRGQGRGERNENIKEAEDSAITALAEEYESSDVAKVFDEVLKKIVREKVIKEGKRPDGRKLTEVRSLSSEVGLLPRTHGSALFQRGETQILTIATLGSLTLEQKLDGLNPEDTKRYMHHYNFPPYSTGEARRMGTGRREIGHGALAERALLPVIPDKVDFPYAFRVVSEALASNGSTSMGSVCGSTMSLMDAGVPITRPVSGVAMGLMTDENGNFQVLTDIQGVEDFFGDMDFKVAGTTEGITALQMDIKVAGITQEIFRQALAQAKEGRSFILDHMLSTIEQPRSELNSNAPRMTRLTIAVDKIGALIGPGGKNIRGIIEATGASVDVDNDGSVTIGSSDGASAEEAIKMIEGLTKEVVTGERYTGKVTRIENFGAFVEILPGKDGLVHVSELDTKRVESVESVLKIGDELDVLVYEVDRMGRVNLSHRAILEDSSPEEVVARRPSPSGRSSGGSRDGGDRRGGRDRDRDRGPRRPRD from the coding sequence ATGCCTACTTACCATGAAATCGAAATTGGGGGGCGAACTCTCTCAATAGAAACCGGAAAACTTGCACCGCAGGCCCATGGCTCAGCAGTTGTCAGGTATGGAGATACGGTGGTTTTAGTTACTGCCGTTATGGGAGGGTCTCGTGAAGGACTCGATTTCTTCCCTCTCACAATTGAGTACGAAGAGCGTCTTTATGCTGTCGGTAGAATTCCGGGGAGTTTCTTCCGAAGGGAAGGTCGTCCTACTACCGAAGCTACTTTGGCTGCACGCTTGACCGATAGGCCATTGCGCCCACGCTTTCCAAAAGGCATGCGAAATGAAGTTCAAGTAATAGTTACGGTGTTATCTGCTGATCAAGTAAACCAACCAGATATTCTTGGGATAATTGGTGCATCAGCTGCTCTTTCTACGTCCCAAATTCCATTCAATGGCCCTGTAGCCGCGACTCGTATGGGTTATGTAAATGATGAGGTAGTGGTTAATCCCACATTTGAACAATTAGAGGAAAGTAAATTAGATTTGACTATTGCTGGCAGTCGAGATGCGGTAATCATGATTGAGGCTGGAGCAAAAGAAGTTAGTGAAGAAATCGTGTTGGAAGCCTTGAGAATTGGCCAAGAAACTAATGTCAAGATTATCGAATTGCAAGATCAGCTCGTAAAAGATATTGGTAAGGCAAAAGCAGAGGTTACGCTAGCGAGTCAATCTGACCCAGACCTAGTATCTAAAGTTGACAGCATAGTGCGTTCTTCAATTGAAGGTGTTATTGACCGTGGCCAGGGAAGAGGAGAGCGGAACGAAAATATAAAGGAAGCTGAGGATTCGGCTATTACTGCTCTGGCAGAGGAATATGAATCGTCAGACGTTGCTAAAGTTTTTGATGAAGTTCTTAAGAAAATAGTTCGTGAAAAAGTGATTAAGGAAGGTAAACGCCCTGACGGAAGAAAGCTTACCGAGGTGCGTTCATTGTCAAGTGAAGTTGGGCTACTACCACGTACTCATGGCTCTGCTCTTTTCCAACGGGGTGAAACTCAAATATTAACAATTGCAACTTTGGGTTCTCTGACATTGGAACAAAAGCTCGACGGCTTGAATCCTGAAGATACTAAGCGCTATATGCACCACTACAACTTCCCTCCTTATTCAACAGGTGAAGCCCGTAGGATGGGTACTGGCAGGCGCGAGATCGGGCATGGCGCTTTAGCAGAGAGAGCATTATTGCCGGTGATCCCAGATAAAGTGGATTTCCCATATGCGTTCAGAGTAGTCTCTGAGGCCTTAGCTTCAAATGGAAGCACTTCGATGGGAAGTGTGTGTGGTAGCACAATGTCCTTGATGGATGCTGGTGTCCCAATCACGCGGCCAGTTTCTGGTGTGGCAATGGGATTAATGACAGATGAGAATGGTAATTTTCAAGTACTCACTGATATTCAAGGCGTTGAAGATTTCTTCGGAGATATGGATTTTAAAGTTGCTGGTACTACCGAAGGAATTACTGCGCTCCAAATGGACATAAAAGTTGCGGGAATCACTCAGGAAATTTTTCGCCAGGCCTTAGCGCAAGCAAAAGAAGGAAGATCGTTCATCCTCGACCATATGCTAAGTACTATTGAGCAACCAAGAAGCGAGTTGAACTCAAATGCTCCGCGAATGACTCGACTAACCATCGCCGTTGATAAGATTGGTGCTTTAATTGGACCCGGCGGCAAGAATATCCGAGGGATTATAGAAGCTACAGGTGCTTCGGTAGATGTTGATAATGACGGTTCTGTAACTATTGGCTCCTCCGATGGAGCATCAGCTGAAGAAGCAATAAAAATGATTGAAGGGCTGACGAAAGAAGTTGTTACCGGAGAGCGTTATACCGGTAAGGTTACCCGTATTGAGAACTTCGGTGCGTTTGTTGAAATCCTCCCAGGGAAAGATGGACTAGTTCACGTAAGTGAACTAGATACAAAGCGAGTCGAGTCAGTTGAATCCGTCCTTAAAATTGGTGACGAACTAGATGTTTTGGTTTATGAAGTTGATCGTATGGGTAGAGTTAATTTGTCCCATAGAGCAATATTAGAGGATTCTAGTCCAGAAGAAGTCGTAGCAAGGCGACCAAGTCCAAGCGGCCGAAGCTCTGGCGGTTCACGTGATGGAGGCGACCGAAGAGGCGGCAGAGACAGGGACAGGGACAGGGGTCCTAGACGCCCTAGAGACTAA
- the rpsO gene encoding 30S ribosomal protein S15, which yields MLSTETKQQIISQYQKKPGDTGSTEVQVALLSERIRGLTDHLRQNHKDHATRRGLLKLVGQRRRLLRYLAKEDVGRYRSVVESLGLRG from the coding sequence ATGTTAAGTACAGAAACAAAACAACAGATTATTAGTCAATACCAGAAGAAGCCAGGAGATACTGGTTCTACAGAAGTGCAAGTTGCGCTTCTATCTGAGCGAATACGCGGCCTGACAGATCACCTCCGCCAGAATCACAAAGACCATGCAACACGAAGAGGTCTTTTGAAATTGGTTGGACAACGACGTCGCTTACTGCGATATCTTGCAAAAGAGGATGTTGGTCGTTACCGAAGCGTAGTGGAAAGCTTGGGCCTACGCGGCTAA
- a CDS encoding mandelate racemase/muconate lactonizing enzyme family protein — protein MKITRVLATTHNVPVPVPLLEEPVMRPLVFCSIETDTGISGYGISGPIQRNAVREHINTEMGPMILGSDPFNTERIWHQLYVEHNPRSQTGTWSSAISAIDIALWDIKGKATNLPVWKLLGGAQSIVPAYITFGLPEYSQEQLVEVAKSFVDQGEDKLKMVVGVAGDHQGWKEDSKRVHAVRDAIGPDVQLSMDANYMFQFNNALNLAKAVEECNIEWFEEPVWGNDAQLLHDLRMRTSIPISAGQNEGHRFRARDLLVNKSVDILQPNVAYCGGFSEGMKFATLAHSFNLPIANGGGWPHHNMHLQAAVPNGWRIEYHYVMWKCGEILFDGCVGPEKGWTIMPEASGLGLDPKWDALKEYQE, from the coding sequence ATGAAGATCACCAGAGTGTTAGCCACTACCCACAATGTACCTGTACCAGTACCACTTCTTGAAGAGCCTGTAATGAGGCCATTAGTTTTCTGTTCAATCGAAACAGACACAGGGATTTCAGGCTATGGTATTTCTGGTCCAATTCAACGTAATGCTGTACGTGAGCACATTAATACTGAAATGGGTCCAATGATCTTAGGTTCTGATCCGTTCAATACTGAACGAATATGGCACCAACTCTATGTCGAGCATAACCCTCGATCTCAAACTGGTACTTGGTCGTCTGCAATAAGCGCAATTGATATTGCGCTGTGGGATATAAAAGGAAAAGCTACAAATCTACCAGTATGGAAATTACTTGGAGGAGCGCAATCAATAGTGCCAGCGTATATCACATTTGGTCTCCCTGAGTATTCACAGGAACAATTAGTAGAAGTAGCAAAATCTTTTGTTGATCAGGGAGAGGATAAGCTCAAAATGGTAGTGGGCGTCGCAGGTGATCATCAAGGATGGAAGGAAGATTCAAAAAGAGTACATGCGGTCAGAGATGCTATTGGCCCTGATGTGCAGCTCTCTATGGATGCTAACTACATGTTCCAATTCAATAATGCACTGAACCTGGCGAAAGCAGTTGAAGAATGTAATATTGAATGGTTTGAAGAGCCCGTATGGGGAAATGATGCTCAATTGTTGCATGATCTAAGGATGCGCACCAGCATTCCTATATCTGCTGGTCAGAACGAAGGCCATCGCTTCCGTGCGCGAGATCTATTGGTGAACAAGTCTGTAGATATTTTACAACCAAATGTTGCCTATTGCGGTGGGTTTTCAGAGGGTATGAAATTTGCGACTCTTGCGCACTCGTTCAACCTTCCAATTGCTAATGGCGGAGGCTGGCCCCACCACAATATGCATCTGCAAGCAGCAGTGCCCAATGGCTGGCGCATTGAGTATCACTACGTAATGTGGAAATGTGGCGAAATATTATTTGACGGATGCGTGGGACCTGAAAAAGGGTGGACAATTATGCCTGAAGCCTCTGGCTTAGGACTTGACCCTAAATGGGACGCATTAAAAGAATACCAAGAGTAA
- a CDS encoding P-II family nitrogen regulator — MISIEAVIRPERVGSVTAALEAVGCQGFYYYNVTGQGRQRGVEVFVGRGGSMASRSSVPKTLVRTVVNDDMQEVVINAIIDAARSPDEGEIGDGKIFVSPVSDLVRVRTGERGESAI, encoded by the coding sequence ATGATTAGTATTGAAGCTGTTATTAGACCTGAGCGAGTGGGTTCAGTTACCGCAGCTCTTGAAGCTGTAGGGTGTCAGGGTTTCTACTATTACAATGTTACGGGCCAGGGGAGACAAAGAGGCGTTGAAGTATTTGTCGGCCGCGGGGGAAGTATGGCAAGTAGATCTTCGGTGCCAAAAACATTAGTACGAACGGTAGTCAATGACGACATGCAGGAAGTGGTAATTAATGCAATTATTGATGCAGCCCGTAGTCCTGATGAAGGAGAAATTGGAGACGGGAAAATATTTGTTTCTCCTGTATCTGATCTTGTGCGTGTTAGAACCGGAGAACGAGGGGAATCTGCAATTTAA